A part of Cannabis sativa cultivar Pink pepper isolate KNU-18-1 chromosome 6, ASM2916894v1, whole genome shotgun sequence genomic DNA contains:
- the LOC115695654 gene encoding TBC domain-containing protein C1952.17c isoform X1: protein MLKGKKLKLPEKARKAFPDRLGSLVVGFDDKEEEGDGLGGVYASVIDSGEELETFIPNDGSIGSIKENPVDSVEGLNDKGVNEASDIEFRVKSRREQASSVSILKAIAADEKRSNLEYELSLPQINLEKLQRVASTGLPDGGSLRSTTWKLLLSYLPPCRDLWEKELKENRAKYAKLKEELLLSPSEFTRIKGGDSKSPQGQPAEIGVDGPLKRHEISHEDHPLSLGKSSAWNQYFEHTEITEQIDRDLQRTHPNLKFFSGDSPSSKKKREAMRNILLVFAKLNPAIRYVQGMNEVLAPIFYVFSTDTDEENAGNAEADSFCCFVRVLSDSVDHFCQQLDNSSVGILSTLSRLSELLKANDEELWRHLEFTTKVKPQFYAFRWITLLLTQEFSFHSIMRIWDTILSNPFGVQDMLLRVCCAMLLCIKSRLLKGDFIANLKLLQHYPDIDIEHLLQQRATIQTKTVQIMRWIKDALIISRN from the exons ATGCTCAAAGGGAAGAAACTCAAGCTTCCGGAGAAGGCCCGGAAAGCCTTCCCGGATCGACTGGGAAGCCTCGTCGTCGGTTTCGATGATAAAGAAGAAGAGGGTGACGGGCTTGGTGGTGTGTATGCATCGGTGATCGATTCAGGGGAGGAGCTGGAGACGTTTATTCCCAATGATGGGTCGATCGGGTCCATTAAAGAGAACCCGGTTGATTCCGTTGAGGGTTTGAATGACAAGGGTGTCAATGAGGCGTCGGATATTGAGTTCAGAGTAAAATCCAGGAGAGAACAGGCGAGTTCAGTTTCGATTTTGAAAGCCATTGCCGCCGATGAGAAAAGGTCTAATCTTGAGTATGAG CTTTCCTTGCCACAAATCAATTTGGAAAAGTTGCAAAGAGTTGCAAGCACAGGGCTCCCGGATGGAGGAAGTTTGCGATCAACGACATGGAAG CTACTATTGAGTTATTTGCCACCTTGTCGTGATTTGTGGGAAAAAGAGCTGAAAGAAAACAGAGCCAAATATGCTAAGCTTAAAGAGGAGCTTCTCTTAAGTCCT TCCGAATTCACAAGGATAAAAGGTGGAGATTCGAAAAGTCCTCAAGGCCAGCCTGCTGAAATTGGTGTTGATGGACCTCTTAAACGACATGAAATATCCCATGAAGATCACCCTTTAAGTCTTGGGAAATCTAGTGCTTGGAATCAGTACTTCGAG CATACAGAAATTACTGAGCAAATAGATCGTGATCTGCAACGCACACATCCCAACTTGAAATTCTTTTCTGGGGACTCACCATCCAGTAAGAAGAAAAGG GAAGCAATGAGAAATATTCTCCTCGTATTTGCGAAACTAAATCCAGCAATCCGCTATGTACAAGGCATGAATGAGGTCTTGGCACCAATATTCTATGTGTTTAGTACTGACACGGATGAGGAAAATGCT GGAAATGCAGAAGCAGATAGTTTTTGCTGTTTTGTTAGAGTCTTAAGTGATTCAGTGGATCACTTCTGTCAACAGCTAGATAATAGTTCAGTCGGAATACTTTCTACTCTTTCTCGCTTGTCAGAGTTGTTAAAAGCCAATGATGAGGAGCTTTGGAGGCATCTTGAATTCACCACAAAG GTGAAACCTCAGTTCTACGCATTCAGGTGGATCACATTGCTACTTACTCAGGAGTTCAGCTTTCATTCCATCATGAGAATATGGGATACTATATTGAGTAACCCTTTTGGTGTTCAG GACATGCTTCTAAGAGTGTGCTGTGCGATGTTGTTATGCATAAAGAGCAGACTATTAAAAGGTGACTTTATAGCCAACTTAAAGTTGTTACAACACTATCCAGACATTGACATTGAACACCTTCTTCAG CAAAGGGCGACAATTCAGACAAAAACAGTGCAAATAATGCGGTGGATCAAAGACGCGTTAATAATTTCTAGAAACTGA
- the LOC115695654 gene encoding TBC domain-containing protein C1952.17c isoform X2 has protein sequence MLKGKKLKLPEKARKAFPDRLGSLVVGFDDKEEEGDGLGGVYASVIDSGEELETFIPNDGSIGSIKENPVDSVEGLNDKGVNEASDIEFRVKSRREQASSVSILKAIAADEKRSNLEYELSLPQINLEKLQRVASTGLPDGGSLRSTTWKLLLSYLPPCRDLWEKELKENRAKYAKLKEELLLSPSEFTRIKGGDSKSPQGQPAEIGVDGPLKRHEISHEDHPLSLGKSSAWNQYFEHTEITEQIDRDLQRTHPNLKFFSGDSPSSKKKREAMRNILLVFAKLNPAIRYVQGMNEVLAPIFYVFSTDTDEENAGNAEADSFCCFVRVLSDSVDHFCQQLDNSSVGILSTLSRLSELLKANDEELWRHLEFTTKVKPQFYAFRWITLLLTQEFSFHSIMRIWDTILSNPFGVQDMLLRVCCAMLLCIKSRLLKGSSRSKS, from the exons ATGCTCAAAGGGAAGAAACTCAAGCTTCCGGAGAAGGCCCGGAAAGCCTTCCCGGATCGACTGGGAAGCCTCGTCGTCGGTTTCGATGATAAAGAAGAAGAGGGTGACGGGCTTGGTGGTGTGTATGCATCGGTGATCGATTCAGGGGAGGAGCTGGAGACGTTTATTCCCAATGATGGGTCGATCGGGTCCATTAAAGAGAACCCGGTTGATTCCGTTGAGGGTTTGAATGACAAGGGTGTCAATGAGGCGTCGGATATTGAGTTCAGAGTAAAATCCAGGAGAGAACAGGCGAGTTCAGTTTCGATTTTGAAAGCCATTGCCGCCGATGAGAAAAGGTCTAATCTTGAGTATGAG CTTTCCTTGCCACAAATCAATTTGGAAAAGTTGCAAAGAGTTGCAAGCACAGGGCTCCCGGATGGAGGAAGTTTGCGATCAACGACATGGAAG CTACTATTGAGTTATTTGCCACCTTGTCGTGATTTGTGGGAAAAAGAGCTGAAAGAAAACAGAGCCAAATATGCTAAGCTTAAAGAGGAGCTTCTCTTAAGTCCT TCCGAATTCACAAGGATAAAAGGTGGAGATTCGAAAAGTCCTCAAGGCCAGCCTGCTGAAATTGGTGTTGATGGACCTCTTAAACGACATGAAATATCCCATGAAGATCACCCTTTAAGTCTTGGGAAATCTAGTGCTTGGAATCAGTACTTCGAG CATACAGAAATTACTGAGCAAATAGATCGTGATCTGCAACGCACACATCCCAACTTGAAATTCTTTTCTGGGGACTCACCATCCAGTAAGAAGAAAAGG GAAGCAATGAGAAATATTCTCCTCGTATTTGCGAAACTAAATCCAGCAATCCGCTATGTACAAGGCATGAATGAGGTCTTGGCACCAATATTCTATGTGTTTAGTACTGACACGGATGAGGAAAATGCT GGAAATGCAGAAGCAGATAGTTTTTGCTGTTTTGTTAGAGTCTTAAGTGATTCAGTGGATCACTTCTGTCAACAGCTAGATAATAGTTCAGTCGGAATACTTTCTACTCTTTCTCGCTTGTCAGAGTTGTTAAAAGCCAATGATGAGGAGCTTTGGAGGCATCTTGAATTCACCACAAAG GTGAAACCTCAGTTCTACGCATTCAGGTGGATCACATTGCTACTTACTCAGGAGTTCAGCTTTCATTCCATCATGAGAATATGGGATACTATATTGAGTAACCCTTTTGGTGTTCAG GACATGCTTCTAAGAGTGTGCTGTGCGATGTTGTTATGCATAAAGAGCAGACTATTAAAAG GTAGCTCAAGATCTAAGTCCTGA